From Saccharothrix espanaensis DSM 44229, the proteins below share one genomic window:
- a CDS encoding cation:proton antiporter — translation MLEFVAVVVLALVVIAAAAVVAPRLGVAAPLVLVLVGIAVAVAPVLEGVEVDPEWVLQGLLPPLLYSSAVSMPAMSFRREFRAISGLSVLLVVASALVLGALFAWLVPGLGFVWGVALGAIISPTDAVATSIIKGTGLPRRALVLLDGESLLNDATALVLLRTAVVATAAAFSFWDAVGTFAYAIAVAVAIGFVVGRVNLAVRRRVADATVNTILSFTVPFAAAVPAELLDSSGLVAAVVAGLVTGSRAPRVLPPRHRMSDAQNWATVELVLEGAVFLGMGLQLSAVLGEVQREHTGIGPAIGIAACALAVTLLVRAAYVAPLLWALRRRAAQWRARQPRLAAVGERIESGDLVGKRRRGIRRRELTERDLQRFATRVRRSLADIDYLLKQPLGAREGVVVVWAGMRGAVTVAAAQTLPADTPHRPLLVFVAFSVATLSLLVQGGTVGPLVQRLFPAEVDERDAREQADEREQILALVRAAAADTPRPEGLSDKEHLLAVLDAQREALLDARDDGTFDADALSSALRAVDAEQITIELRGGPTG, via the coding sequence GTGCTGGAGTTCGTCGCGGTCGTGGTGCTGGCGCTGGTGGTGATCGCGGCCGCCGCCGTGGTCGCGCCCCGGCTGGGGGTCGCGGCTCCGCTGGTCCTGGTCCTGGTCGGCATCGCGGTGGCGGTGGCCCCCGTGCTCGAAGGTGTCGAGGTCGACCCGGAGTGGGTGCTCCAGGGGTTGTTGCCGCCGTTGCTCTACTCCTCCGCCGTGTCGATGCCCGCGATGAGCTTCCGCCGCGAGTTCCGGGCCATCAGCGGGTTGTCGGTGCTGCTGGTGGTGGCCAGCGCGCTGGTGCTGGGGGCGCTGTTCGCCTGGCTCGTGCCGGGTCTCGGGTTCGTGTGGGGCGTCGCGCTGGGCGCGATCATCAGCCCCACCGACGCGGTGGCGACCTCGATCATCAAGGGGACCGGCCTGCCGCGCCGCGCGCTGGTCCTGCTCGACGGGGAGAGCCTGCTCAACGACGCCACCGCGCTGGTGCTGCTGCGCACGGCGGTGGTGGCCACGGCGGCGGCGTTCTCGTTCTGGGACGCGGTGGGCACCTTCGCCTACGCCATCGCGGTCGCCGTCGCGATCGGGTTCGTGGTCGGGCGGGTGAACCTGGCGGTGCGCCGGCGGGTGGCGGACGCGACGGTGAACACGATCCTGTCGTTCACGGTGCCGTTCGCGGCCGCCGTCCCGGCCGAGCTGCTCGACAGTTCCGGGCTGGTGGCCGCCGTGGTGGCCGGGTTGGTCACCGGGTCGCGGGCGCCCCGGGTGCTGCCGCCGCGGCACCGGATGTCCGACGCGCAGAACTGGGCGACCGTCGAACTCGTCTTGGAGGGGGCGGTCTTCCTCGGAATGGGGCTCCAGCTGTCCGCGGTGCTGGGCGAGGTGCAGCGCGAGCACACCGGGATCGGGCCCGCGATCGGGATCGCGGCGTGCGCGCTCGCCGTGACGCTGCTGGTGCGCGCCGCCTACGTCGCACCGCTGCTGTGGGCGTTGCGGCGGCGCGCGGCGCAGTGGCGGGCCCGCCAGCCGCGCCTGGCCGCCGTGGGCGAGCGCATCGAATCCGGTGACCTGGTGGGCAAGCGGCGGCGGGGGATCCGCCGCCGCGAGCTCACCGAGCGCGACCTGCAACGCTTCGCCACCCGGGTCCGCCGCTCGCTCGCCGACATCGACTACCTGCTCAAGCAGCCGCTCGGGGCCCGGGAGGGCGTGGTCGTGGTGTGGGCGGGGATGCGCGGCGCGGTCACCGTCGCCGCCGCCCAGACCCTTCCCGCCGACACCCCGCACCGGCCCCTGCTCGTGTTCGTCGCCTTCTCCGTCGCCACCTTGTCGTTGCTGGTGCAGGGCGGCACGGTCGGCCCGCTCGTGCAGCGGCTGTTCCCGGCCGAAGTGGACGAGCGGGACGCGCGTGAGCAGGCCGACGAACGGGAGCAGATCCTGGCGCTGGTGCGCGCCGCCGCCGCCGACACCCCGCGCCCGGAAGGCTTGTCGGACAAGGAACACCTCCTCGCCGTGCTCGACGCGCAGCGCGAGGCGCTGCTGGACGCCCGCGACGACGGCACGTTCGACGCCGACGCGCTGTCGAGCGCCCTGCGCGCCGTCGACGCGGAGCAGATCACGATCGAGCTGCGCGGCGGCCCCACCGGCTGA